The following are encoded together in the Falsiruegeria litorea R37 genome:
- the pth gene encoding aminoacyl-tRNA hydrolase: MKLFVGLGNPGGKYARNRHNIGFMALDEIARDHGFGPWKSKFQGQVSEGRLGREKVLLLKPETFMNRSGQSVGEAMRFYKLDSSDVTVLHDELDLAPGKVRVKAGGGHAGHNGLRSIHDHIGATYDRVRLGIGHPGRKELVAGYVLHDFAKADEEWLDNVLRGISDGAAHLADGDGGKFMNAVALRTAPPRSSKSKAPKSETAAITDKGEAKPEEDARSPIQKLLDRFS, encoded by the coding sequence ATGAAACTCTTTGTTGGATTGGGCAACCCGGGCGGCAAATACGCCCGCAACCGGCACAACATCGGCTTCATGGCCCTGGACGAGATCGCGCGGGATCACGGGTTCGGTCCCTGGAAAAGCAAATTTCAAGGCCAGGTTTCCGAAGGGCGCTTGGGCCGTGAAAAGGTACTGCTTTTGAAACCCGAGACCTTCATGAACCGCTCAGGCCAATCCGTGGGCGAGGCGATGCGGTTCTATAAGCTCGACAGCAGCGATGTAACGGTCCTGCACGACGAGTTGGACCTGGCGCCGGGCAAAGTGCGGGTCAAGGCAGGTGGCGGTCACGCCGGGCACAATGGGCTGCGGTCGATCCATGATCACATCGGGGCGACTTATGATCGGGTGCGTCTTGGCATCGGCCATCCAGGCCGCAAGGAACTGGTGGCAGGATACGTGCTGCACGACTTTGCCAAGGCAGACGAAGAGTGGTTGGACAACGTATTGCGCGGCATCTCGGACGGGGCAGCGCATCTGGCAGATGGGGATGGCGGAAAGTTCATGAACGCGGTGGCGTTACGCACGGCTCCGCCGCGTTCGTCAAAGTCTAAGGCCCCCAAATCTGAAACCGCTGCAATAACCGATAAAGGGGAAGCGAAGCCTGAAGAGGATGCCCGCTCGCCGATACAGAAGCTCTTGGATCGTTTCAGCTGA
- a CDS encoding M24 family metallopeptidase, with product MSQYAHRLNSFCERLTEAGIDVALVTDDDNVYYLTGYYDYLHMEFGRPTILVVSRHGDSLLITPTIDLNAAQAAAHVDRIAAWNDGMGAEWRAELPGALGSVGRVGIEPDHMPPLVRAYVDELVSIERITSVSSLLADMRMIKSAQELQLARHAGQVAGAMMAAGRAAIGDGVPEFEVAIATSQAGTRKAAELLAAHYDDADMSPNTHFLQIMASGREITKTHHRASTRIMRLGEPVFLCFCGMTNFHRFKLGFDRTFWIGEIGDPTQERVYEIAVESQAAALRALRPGVTAESVHAEYADVIQGAGFEYPFRCGRATGFSYLEHPQLVTGDTTVLQPGMVFAVDGSVTTDTFRAQVGDSFIITEEGYEQITDHPKATADMII from the coding sequence ATGAGCCAATATGCACACCGTTTGAACAGCTTTTGCGAGCGTTTGACCGAAGCGGGAATCGACGTGGCGTTGGTGACGGATGACGACAACGTCTATTACCTGACCGGATACTATGACTATCTGCATATGGAATTTGGGCGACCTACGATCCTGGTGGTGTCAAGACATGGCGACAGCCTGCTGATCACCCCGACCATCGACTTGAACGCGGCGCAAGCGGCGGCGCATGTGGATCGGATCGCGGCCTGGAACGACGGGATGGGTGCGGAATGGCGGGCCGAGTTGCCGGGTGCGCTTGGCAGCGTTGGCCGGGTCGGCATCGAGCCGGATCACATGCCGCCTTTGGTGCGGGCTTATGTTGATGAATTGGTTTCGATCGAGCGCATCACATCAGTCTCTTCCCTGCTTGCCGACATGCGCATGATCAAATCGGCGCAAGAGCTGCAACTGGCGCGCCACGCGGGACAGGTTGCGGGTGCGATGATGGCTGCAGGCCGCGCGGCCATTGGCGACGGGGTGCCCGAGTTCGAGGTGGCGATTGCCACATCGCAGGCCGGAACCCGCAAGGCGGCAGAACTGTTAGCTGCGCATTACGATGACGCCGACATGTCACCCAACACCCATTTCCTGCAGATCATGGCGTCGGGGCGTGAAATCACCAAAACCCATCACCGCGCCTCGACCCGGATCATGCGGCTGGGCGAGCCGGTGTTCCTGTGTTTTTGCGGCATGACCAACTTCCACCGCTTCAAGCTGGGGTTCGATCGCACCTTCTGGATCGGAGAGATCGGTGACCCGACGCAGGAACGCGTCTATGAAATCGCGGTCGAGAGCCAGGCAGCTGCCCTGCGCGCCTTGCGACCCGGAGTGACCGCTGAAAGCGTGCACGCGGAATACGCCGACGTAATCCAGGGCGCCGGGTTCGAATACCCGTTCCGATGTGGGCGGGCCACGGGTTTCAGCTATCTGGAGCATCCGCAGCTGGTGACCGGCGATACCACCGTGTTGCAGCCCGGCATGGTCTTTGCCGTCGATGGCTCGGTCACGACGGATACGTTCCGGGCGCAGGTGGGCGACAGTTTCATCATCACTGAGGAGGGTTATGAGCAGATCACCGACCATCCCAAAGCGACAGCGGACATGATAATATGA
- a CDS encoding 50S ribosomal protein L25/general stress protein Ctc, protein MAGQIPDLECQERAGTGKGAARAARRAGMVPGVVFGGDVDPLAIQIPFNVLLKKLKAGRFKSTLFNLKVEGQEDVRVICRDVQRDVVKDLPTHFDLMRLRRTTRINLFVPVEFVNEDEAPGIKRGGVLTVVRPEVELMVTAGEIPEKITVDLTGLAIGDVVTISSIDLPSGAKPTIDRDFVIANISAPSGLASSDDEEGEGEGEEAEVEAAAEE, encoded by the coding sequence ATGGCTGGTCAGATTCCTGATCTTGAGTGCCAGGAACGTGCGGGGACAGGCAAGGGCGCCGCTCGCGCAGCGCGTCGCGCTGGCATGGTTCCGGGTGTTGTTTTTGGCGGTGACGTAGATCCGCTGGCAATCCAGATCCCCTTCAACGTTCTGTTGAAGAAACTGAAAGCAGGCCGGTTCAAGTCGACCCTGTTCAACCTGAAAGTCGAAGGCCAGGAAGACGTCCGCGTCATCTGCCGTGACGTTCAGCGTGACGTGGTCAAGGACCTGCCGACCCACTTCGACCTGATGCGCCTGCGCCGCACCACCCGCATCAACCTGTTTGTTCCGGTTGAGTTCGTGAACGAAGACGAAGCCCCCGGCATCAAGCGCGGCGGTGTTCTGACTGTTGTGCGTCCCGAAGTTGAACTGATGGTCACCGCGGGCGAGATCCCCGAGAAGATCACTGTTGATCTGACCGGTCTGGCCATTGGCGACGTTGTCACCATCTCGTCCATCGACCTGCCCAGCGGTGCCAAGCCGACCATCGACCGCGACTTCGTGATCGCCAACATCTCGGCTCCGTCGGGTCTGGCTTCGTCGGATGATGAAGAAGGCGAAGGTGAAGGTGAAGAAGCCGAAGTCGAAGCAGCCGCAGAAGAGTAA
- a CDS encoding EF-hand domain-containing protein translates to MKISALSASAIFALSSVAFAETMPGEALLLLDGDRDGLVTYEEYSNQMDTLFGGMDTNQNGRLERGEVDSFMSGDVFDGADSNRDGRISKAEYDAQVRKDFEGADRDGDGSLD, encoded by the coding sequence ATGAAAATTTCCGCACTGTCCGCCTCTGCCATTTTCGCTCTTTCCTCAGTTGCATTCGCTGAAACGATGCCTGGTGAGGCATTGCTGCTCCTCGATGGCGACAGAGACGGTTTGGTCACTTATGAAGAGTATTCAAACCAGATGGACACGCTGTTTGGGGGCATGGACACAAATCAGAATGGTCGGCTCGAACGCGGCGAAGTCGATAGCTTCATGAGCGGGGACGTGTTCGATGGAGCTGACAGCAACCGGGACGGCAGAATTTCTAAGGCCGAGTATGACGCACAGGTCCGGAAGGATTTTGAGGGTGCAGACCGGGACGGTGATGGATCGCTGGATTGA
- a CDS encoding serine hydrolase domain-containing protein, which yields MRTFGKWLGRILLALILAAAVVGVWKREELTRLLAVNSLFSEENIVNNFSNMDAAFLTVSLPRGNGPTSELTYGPEYDLPTGVDQWIEERAVTSLLIMQDGQIRYEQYFLGTGPDDRRISWSIAKSYLSALFGILLEEGAIASLDDKVTKYAPELEGSAYEHATIRNVLNMASGVVFDEDYLDYNSDINRMGRVVALGGELDDFAASLKDSFAPPGDTWQYVSIDTHVVGMVIRGATGRSVSELLSEKVLAPLGLERDGYYITDGAGVAFVLGGLNFTTRDFARFGQMILQDGAYGGQQVVPADWIAESTAASAPTAPGKIGYGYQWWIPMDAHEGEFMGRGVYGQYLYFDQPRGVLIMTTGADRKFRDEGVSAQNIEMFRKIAQSL from the coding sequence ATGCGCACTTTCGGGAAATGGTTGGGTCGAATTCTACTGGCGTTGATCCTGGCGGCGGCGGTCGTCGGCGTTTGGAAGCGCGAAGAGCTCACGCGCTTGTTGGCTGTGAATTCGCTGTTTTCCGAAGAGAACATCGTGAACAACTTCTCGAACATGGACGCGGCCTTTTTGACCGTCTCTTTGCCGCGTGGAAATGGGCCCACCTCAGAACTGACCTATGGGCCGGAATACGATCTGCCAACGGGTGTGGATCAGTGGATTGAGGAACGTGCCGTCACATCCTTGCTGATCATGCAAGACGGCCAGATCCGCTATGAACAGTATTTCCTTGGCACCGGACCGGACGACCGTCGCATTTCATGGTCGATCGCCAAAAGCTATCTATCCGCCTTGTTCGGCATTCTGCTGGAGGAAGGAGCGATTGCCTCGCTTGACGACAAGGTCACCAAATACGCGCCCGAGCTTGAGGGCAGCGCCTATGAGCATGCCACCATCCGCAACGTGCTGAACATGGCCAGCGGCGTGGTCTTTGACGAGGATTATCTGGACTACAATTCCGACATCAACCGCATGGGTCGTGTCGTCGCATTGGGGGGCGAGCTGGATGATTTCGCGGCCTCGCTCAAGGACAGCTTCGCCCCTCCGGGTGACACCTGGCAATATGTCTCGATCGACACCCATGTGGTCGGCATGGTGATCCGCGGTGCCACCGGGCGCTCTGTCTCCGAGCTGTTGAGCGAGAAGGTCCTGGCACCGCTCGGCCTGGAGCGGGATGGGTACTACATCACCGACGGCGCGGGCGTGGCCTTTGTGTTGGGCGGGCTGAACTTCACCACGCGGGACTTTGCGCGCTTTGGCCAGATGATTCTGCAGGACGGCGCATACGGCGGACAGCAGGTGGTGCCCGCAGATTGGATCGCAGAATCCACCGCCGCCTCGGCCCCTACGGCCCCCGGCAAGATCGGCTATGGCTATCAGTGGTGGATCCCCATGGACGCGCATGAGGGCGAGTTCATGGGACGCGGGGTTTACGGCCAATACCTTTATTTCGACCAGCCGCGCGGTGTGCTGATCATGACGACGGGCGCCGACCGCAAGTTCCGCGACGAGGGCGTGAGCGCCCAGAACATAGAAATGTTCCGCAAAATCGCGCAGAGCCTGTAA
- a CDS encoding glycine zipper 2TM domain-containing protein yields MACVGGTLAGAAIGGAIGNRFGGGTGQTIATAAGAFTGGLTTARTMGC; encoded by the coding sequence GTGGCATGCGTCGGCGGAACACTCGCTGGGGCTGCAATTGGTGGTGCAATTGGTAACCGGTTTGGTGGGGGCACCGGGCAGACCATAGCCACTGCCGCAGGCGCGTTCACCGGCGGTTTAACGACCGCGCGAACCATGGGGTGCTGA
- a CDS encoding DUF2237 family protein → MDRDESVNVLGGALAPCSMDPVTGFFRDGHCNTCAADQGSHTVCAVMTAEFLAYSKYVGNDLSTPRPEFNFAGLKPGDRWCLCAARFMQAHDEGCAPKVSLEATHQRALEIVRLEVLQDCAE, encoded by the coding sequence ATGGACCGCGACGAGAGTGTGAATGTACTGGGCGGGGCGCTGGCGCCCTGCTCGATGGACCCGGTGACCGGGTTCTTTCGCGACGGGCATTGCAACACATGTGCCGCCGATCAGGGCAGCCATACGGTATGTGCGGTGATGACGGCCGAGTTCCTGGCCTATTCCAAATACGTCGGCAACGACCTGAGCACACCCCGGCCTGAGTTCAACTTTGCCGGATTGAAGCCTGGAGACCGCTGGTGCCTGTGTGCGGCCCGCTTCATGCAGGCCCACGACGAGGGCTGCGCGCCCAAGGTGTCGCTGGAGGCCACGCACCAGCGCGCGCTGGAGATTGTGCGGTTGGAGGTGTTGCAGGACTGTGCGGAGTGA
- the trpB gene encoding tryptophan synthase subunit beta: MANDLFNSFMSGPDESGRFGIFGGRFVSETLMPLILSLEEEYEKAKDDPTFWAEMDDLWANYVGRPSPLYFAERLTEHLGGAKIYLKRDELNHTGAHKINNVLGQIILARRMGKTRIIAETGAGQHGVATATVCAKFGLKCVVYMGAHDVQRQAPNVFRMRLLGAEVIPVTSGRGTLKDAMNDALRDWVTNVRDTFYCIGTVAGPHPYPAMVRDFQSIIGKEAKEQMQKAEGRLPDTLIAAIGGGSNAMGLFYPFLDDKDVNIIGVEAGGKGVNEKMEHCASLTGGRPGVLHGNRTYLLQDDDGQILEGYSISAGLDYPGIGPEHAWLNDIGRAQYVSITDMEALEAFQLCCATEGIIPALEPSHALAHVMKIAPELPADHLICMNMCGRGDKDVQTVANYLGFDMSDTEGRTAG; this comes from the coding sequence ATGGCCAACGACCTTTTCAACTCCTTCATGTCCGGCCCCGACGAAAGCGGGCGCTTCGGTATCTTTGGCGGACGGTTCGTCAGCGAAACCCTGATGCCGCTGATCCTGTCGCTGGAAGAGGAATATGAAAAGGCCAAGGACGACCCCACATTCTGGGCCGAGATGGACGATCTCTGGGCGAACTACGTGGGCCGCCCCTCGCCGCTCTATTTTGCCGAACGCCTGACCGAGCACCTGGGCGGGGCCAAGATCTATCTCAAGCGGGATGAGCTGAACCACACCGGCGCGCATAAGATCAACAACGTTCTGGGCCAGATCATCCTGGCGCGGCGCATGGGTAAGACCCGCATCATCGCCGAAACCGGTGCTGGTCAGCACGGCGTTGCCACCGCCACCGTCTGCGCCAAGTTCGGTCTGAAATGCGTGGTCTACATGGGCGCGCACGACGTGCAGCGCCAGGCCCCCAACGTCTTCCGCATGCGCCTGCTGGGCGCCGAGGTGATCCCGGTCACATCCGGCCGCGGCACGCTCAAGGACGCCATGAACGACGCTCTGCGCGACTGGGTGACCAACGTCCGCGACACTTTTTATTGCATCGGCACCGTTGCCGGTCCGCACCCGTATCCGGCGATGGTCCGCGATTTCCAGTCGATCATTGGTAAAGAGGCCAAAGAGCAGATGCAAAAGGCTGAGGGCCGTCTGCCCGACACGCTGATTGCCGCCATCGGCGGGGGTTCGAACGCCATGGGCCTGTTCTACCCCTTCCTTGACGACAAGGACGTCAACATCATCGGGGTCGAGGCAGGCGGCAAGGGCGTCAACGAAAAGATGGAGCACTGCGCCTCACTCACCGGTGGCCGCCCGGGCGTGCTGCACGGCAACCGCACCTATCTGCTGCAGGACGACGACGGTCAGATTCTCGAAGGATATTCGATCTCGGCGGGCCTCGACTATCCCGGCATCGGCCCCGAACACGCCTGGCTGAACGACATCGGCCGCGCGCAATATGTCTCGATCACCGATATGGAGGCGCTGGAGGCGTTCCAGCTGTGCTGCGCGACCGAGGGCATCATTCCCGCGCTGGAGCCGTCCCATGCGCTGGCGCATGTGATGAAGATCGCGCCCGAACTGCCCGCTGACCACCTGATCTGCATGAACATGTGCGGCCGTGGCGACAAGGACGTGCAGACCGTCGCAAATTACCTTGGTTTCGACATGTCCGACACCGAAGGTCGGACCGCAGGCTAG
- the trpA gene encoding tryptophan synthase subunit alpha, whose translation MTRIDAKFAELNAQGKKAFVSYVMAGDPDFDSSLELVKGLPGAGVDVIELGLPFTDPMADGPTIQLAGQRALEAGMTLDRTLELATEFRKADNTTPIVLMGYYNPIYSRGVETFLSQAKAAGIDGLIVVDLPPEEDDELCIPAQAAGLNFVRLATPTTDDKRLPRVLQNTSGFVYYVSITGITGAAEAEATDVGPEVARIKAATDLPVIVGFGINTPAKSQAIASVADGAVVGSAIVSQIGAGKPVGEVLDFVKSLADGAHAA comes from the coding sequence ATGACCCGTATCGACGCCAAATTCGCAGAGTTGAACGCCCAAGGTAAAAAGGCGTTCGTGTCTTATGTCATGGCGGGCGACCCCGATTTCGACAGCTCTTTGGAGCTGGTCAAGGGCCTGCCGGGTGCGGGCGTGGATGTGATCGAGCTGGGCCTGCCCTTTACCGATCCGATGGCCGATGGCCCAACCATTCAGCTGGCCGGTCAGCGCGCGCTTGAGGCGGGCATGACGTTGGACCGCACGCTGGAGCTGGCGACTGAGTTTCGCAAGGCAGACAACACCACCCCAATCGTGCTGATGGGCTATTACAACCCGATCTACAGCCGTGGGGTCGAGACGTTCCTGAGCCAGGCCAAGGCCGCAGGCATCGACGGTCTGATTGTGGTGGACCTGCCGCCCGAAGAGGATGATGAGCTGTGCATTCCCGCGCAAGCCGCCGGTCTGAACTTTGTCCGTCTGGCGACGCCAACCACCGACGACAAGCGCCTGCCACGTGTACTGCAGAACACATCCGGCTTCGTCTACTACGTTTCGATCACCGGCATCACCGGCGCGGCCGAGGCCGAAGCCACCGATGTTGGCCCCGAAGTGGCGCGGATCAAAGCCGCCACCGACCTGCCGGTCATCGTGGGGTTCGGCATCAACACGCCTGCAAAATCGCAGGCCATCGCCAGTGTCGCGGACGGGGCTGTGGTGGGGTCTGCCATCGTCAGCCAGATTGGCGCGGGCAAACCAGTGGGTGAAGTGCTGGACTTCGTGAAGTCGCTGGCGGATGGCGCACACGCGGCGTAA
- a CDS encoding antibiotic biosynthesis monooxygenase family protein, giving the protein MSFIAMNRFKIRPGSEAEFETIWASRESRLKELKGFREFRLLKGPSSDEHTLYSSHVIWDSRDDFEAWTKSQQFRDAHKNAGKREGESPILGHPQFEGFETVLHEA; this is encoded by the coding sequence ATGAGCTTTATTGCCATGAACCGTTTCAAGATCCGCCCGGGGTCGGAAGCGGAGTTTGAAACCATCTGGGCCTCGCGGGAAAGCCGCTTGAAGGAGCTCAAGGGCTTTCGCGAGTTTCGCCTGCTCAAGGGGCCGTCCAGCGACGAGCATACGCTCTATTCCAGTCATGTGATCTGGGACAGCCGTGACGATTTCGAGGCTTGGACCAAATCGCAGCAGTTCCGCGATGCCCACAAGAACGCAGGCAAGCGCGAGGGTGAAAGCCCGATCCTGGGTCATCCTCAGTTCGAAGGGTTCGAGACGGTTCTGCACGAGGCGTGA
- a CDS encoding alpha-hydroxy acid oxidase, whose translation MPVITNIDDLKRLYQRRVPRMFYDYAESGSWTEQTFRENTSDFDQIRLRQRVAVDMTGRSTATQMIGEDVAMPVALAPVGLTGMQHADGEMKAAKAAEDFGVPFTLSTMSINSIEDVASYTTKPFWFQLYTMKDTDYVSRLIQRAKDAKCSALVITLDLQILGQRHKDLKNGLSAPPKLTPSTLLNLATKWGWLAGMARAHRREFGNIVGHVEGISDASSLGAWTAEQFDPSLDWGKIEKLMNEWGGKVILKGILDAEDAKMAAKLGADAIVVSNHGGRQLDGALSSIRMLPEILDAVGDQVEVHLDSGIRSGQDVLKAMAMGAKGTYIGRAFVYGLGAMGQAGVTSALEVIHKELDTTMALCGERSVAGLNRDNLLVPEGFGGRWS comes from the coding sequence ATGCCCGTGATTACCAACATCGACGACCTCAAGCGTCTGTATCAGCGGCGTGTGCCGCGGATGTTCTATGACTATGCCGAAAGCGGCAGCTGGACCGAGCAGACGTTCCGCGAGAACACTTCCGATTTCGACCAGATCCGCCTGCGTCAGCGCGTGGCCGTGGACATGACCGGGCGCAGCACCGCGACGCAGATGATCGGCGAAGATGTCGCCATGCCCGTGGCGCTCGCCCCTGTTGGTCTGACCGGCATGCAACATGCAGATGGCGAGATGAAAGCAGCCAAGGCGGCCGAAGACTTTGGTGTGCCATTTACGCTGTCGACCATGTCGATCAACTCGATCGAGGATGTGGCGAGTTACACAACCAAGCCGTTCTGGTTTCAGCTCTACACGATGAAAGACACCGATTATGTCAGCCGGTTGATCCAGCGGGCCAAGGACGCGAAATGCTCGGCCCTGGTGATCACGCTGGATCTGCAGATCCTGGGTCAGCGGCACAAGGATCTGAAGAACGGGTTGTCCGCTCCGCCGAAGCTGACGCCATCGACCCTGCTCAATCTGGCCACGAAATGGGGCTGGCTGGCCGGGATGGCCCGCGCGCATCGGCGCGAGTTTGGCAACATCGTGGGCCATGTCGAGGGGATCTCCGACGCCTCGTCCCTGGGGGCATGGACCGCTGAACAGTTCGACCCAAGCCTGGATTGGGGCAAGATCGAGAAGCTCATGAACGAATGGGGCGGCAAGGTGATCCTGAAAGGGATCTTGGACGCCGAAGACGCCAAGATGGCTGCCAAACTGGGTGCGGATGCCATCGTGGTGTCGAACCACGGAGGGCGGCAACTTGATGGCGCGCTGAGCTCGATCCGCATGCTGCCCGAGATCCTCGATGCGGTCGGCGATCAGGTCGAAGTGCATCTGGACAGCGGCATCCGCTCGGGCCAGGACGTGCTCAAGGCGATGGCGATGGGGGCCAAGGGCACCTATATCGGGCGCGCCTTTGTTTATGGTCTGGGGGCGATGGGACAGGCCGGGGTCACCTCGGCGTTGGAGGTCATCCACAAGGAGCTGGACACCACCATGGCGCTGTGCGGCGAGCGGTCGGTCGCGGGTTTGAACCGTGACAATCTGCTGGTGCCCGAGGGCTTTGGCGGACGCTGGAGTTAA
- a CDS encoding dioxygenase family protein, whose amino-acid sequence MGKSLADLGFKDLVSAEDRLALEAKGLPKAVYTCFFTDPEMNETEHCGFTDETSSGPYFVANTPVALDGNINPTSEPGDPMQLTIRVFDGETGKPISGARIEPYTVDAKGEYYPYAPGFAEDFDDIRMRATLLADTVGVAVAHSIVPAPYENRRRHIHYYFSAPGYLPFFTQSYWADDPAAAGDPIDRNTEPCRTIEFIDIDGVSTGTFDVYMRPDTGTN is encoded by the coding sequence GTGGGTAAGTCGCTGGCCGACTTGGGGTTCAAGGACCTTGTGTCGGCTGAGGACCGCTTGGCGCTTGAGGCAAAGGGTCTTCCCAAAGCGGTCTACACCTGCTTCTTCACCGATCCCGAAATGAACGAAACGGAACACTGCGGGTTCACGGATGAAACCTCGTCCGGACCCTATTTCGTCGCCAACACCCCGGTTGCTCTTGATGGAAACATCAACCCCACGAGCGAGCCCGGCGATCCGATGCAGCTGACCATCCGGGTGTTTGATGGCGAAACAGGGAAACCCATTTCAGGCGCCAGGATCGAACCCTACACCGTCGATGCGAAAGGTGAATATTATCCCTATGCGCCGGGGTTTGCCGAAGATTTTGATGACATTCGCATGCGCGCAACCCTATTGGCCGACACGGTCGGCGTTGCCGTCGCCCATTCGATTGTTCCAGCTCCCTATGAAAACCGGCGGCGGCACATACACTATTATTTTTCGGCCCCGGGCTATCTGCCCTTTTTCACGCAGAGCTATTGGGCCGATGATCCGGCGGCGGCTGGCGATCCGATTGACCGGAACACGGAACCGTGCCGAACCATAGAATTCATCGACATCGACGGTGTTTCAACGGGCACATTCGATGTGTACATGCGCCCGGACACCGGGACGAACTAG
- the ychF gene encoding redox-regulated ATPase YchF: protein MGFKMGIVGLPNVGKSTLFNALTKTAAAQAANFPFCTIEPNVGEVGVPDARLDKLAAIASSKQIIPTRMTFVDIAGLVKGASKGEGLGNQFLANIRETDAIAHVLRCFEDGDVTHVDGRVDPVADAETIETELMLADLESIEKRRANLVRKLKGNDKEAQQQDRLLADAQAMLEDGKPARLVEVDAEDLKAWKMLQLLSTKPVLYVCNVGESEAAEGNAHSAKVADMAAAQGNSHVIISAQIEEEISQLEDDEAEMFLSEMGLEEAGLDRLIKAGYELLHLETYFTVGPKEARAWTIRQGTAAPQAAGVIHGDFEKGFIRAETIAYDDYIACNGESGAKDAGKMRAEGKGYVVKDGDVMHFLFNT from the coding sequence ATGGGCTTTAAAATGGGTATCGTGGGTCTGCCGAACGTGGGCAAATCGACCCTGTTCAACGCGCTGACCAAAACAGCAGCGGCACAGGCAGCGAACTTTCCGTTCTGCACCATTGAACCCAACGTGGGCGAAGTGGGCGTACCAGACGCGCGTCTGGACAAGCTGGCCGCGATTGCAAGCTCCAAGCAGATCATCCCGACCCGCATGACCTTTGTGGACATCGCCGGTCTGGTCAAAGGTGCCTCCAAGGGCGAAGGGCTGGGCAACCAGTTCCTGGCCAACATCCGCGAAACAGATGCCATCGCCCATGTGCTGCGCTGCTTTGAGGACGGCGATGTGACCCACGTGGATGGTCGTGTTGATCCGGTGGCCGACGCCGAAACCATTGAGACCGAGCTGATGCTGGCCGACCTGGAAAGCATCGAAAAGCGCCGCGCCAACCTGGTGCGCAAGCTCAAGGGCAACGACAAAGAAGCACAGCAGCAGGACCGCCTGCTGGCGGATGCCCAGGCGATGCTCGAAGACGGCAAGCCCGCCCGTCTGGTCGAGGTGGATGCCGAAGATCTCAAAGCCTGGAAGATGCTGCAACTGCTCAGCACCAAGCCCGTGCTTTATGTCTGCAACGTTGGCGAATCCGAAGCGGCAGAGGGCAACGCGCATTCTGCCAAAGTGGCGGACATGGCCGCAGCGCAAGGCAACAGCCACGTCATCATTTCGGCCCAGATCGAAGAAGAGATCAGCCAGTTGGAGGACGACGAGGCCGAGATGTTCCTGTCCGAGATGGGCCTGGAAGAGGCAGGCCTCGACCGCCTGATCAAGGCGGGCTACGAGCTGCTGCACCTGGAAACATATTTCACCGTCGGCCCGAAAGAGGCGCGCGCCTGGACCATCCGTCAGGGCACCGCAGCCCCGCAGGCCGCGGGCGTCATTCACGGGGATTTCGAAAAGGGCTTCATCCGCGCCGAAACCATCGCTTATGACGACTACATCGCTTGCAACGGCGAAAGCGGCGCCAAAGATGCGGGCAAGATGCGGGCCGAAGGCAAGGGCTACGTCGTCAAGGACGGCGATGTGATGCACTTCCTGTTCAACACCTGA
- a CDS encoding acyloxyacyl hydrolase, whose product MKHLAVALSLAMSTAAPLHAQSLILGLGYADFEFADSSDQALASIEYQHAPFHQRERFSAAFAGAASIHANGDVHLGVGIAAEYKLNQHWFIEASVLPGAFIEADSNNDLGSKFEVRSLLGLGYRFERGDALSLAITHKSNASVSSFNPGVNAVLLRYHVAF is encoded by the coding sequence ATGAAACACCTCGCAGTTGCACTCTCTCTGGCCATGTCGACGGCCGCCCCTTTGCACGCGCAATCCCTGATCCTGGGCCTGGGATATGCGGATTTCGAATTTGCAGACTCATCCGATCAGGCGCTGGCGTCCATCGAATATCAACACGCGCCCTTTCACCAACGCGAGCGGTTCAGCGCTGCCTTTGCCGGGGCCGCGTCAATTCATGCCAATGGCGACGTTCATCTGGGTGTCGGGATCGCGGCGGAATACAAGCTGAACCAGCATTGGTTCATCGAGGCCAGCGTTTTGCCGGGCGCGTTCATTGAGGCCGACAGCAACAACGATCTGGGCAGCAAGTTCGAAGTACGCAGCCTGTTGGGCCTGGGTTATCGGTTCGAGCGGGGCGATGCGCTGTCATTGGCGATCACCCATAAATCCAACGCCTCGGTGTCAAGCTTCAACCCCGGCGTTAACGCGGTGCTTTTGCGCTATCACGTTGCGTTTTGA